Proteins encoded in a region of the Zea mays cultivar B73 chromosome 2, Zm-B73-REFERENCE-NAM-5.0, whole genome shotgun sequence genome:
- the LOC103645825 gene encoding uncharacterized protein, producing MASQAIESHRAGAEVVTGGDAICRKKSIELLEELGLPKGFLPLEDIQEFGYNRVTGFMWLVQGKKKVEHTFKKIKQTVSYAAEVTAFAEKGKLRKITGVKTKELMFWLSVVEVYVPEASLEKVTFKTGTGLSDTFDASAFALGE from the coding sequence ATGGCGTCCCAGGCCATCGAGAGCCACCGTGCAGGCGCTGAGGTCGTCACCGGAGGAGACGCAATCTGCAGGAAGAAGTCAATCGAgctgctggaggagctcggcCTCCCCAAGGGCTTCCTGCCTCTTGAGGACATCCAGGAGTTCGGGTACAACCGCGTGACAGGGTTCATGTGGCTGGTGCAGGGGAAGAAGAAGGTGGAGCACACCTTCAAAAAGATCAAGCAGACCGTATCGTATGCCGCTGAGGTGACGGCATTCGCCGAGAAGGGCAAGCTGAGGAAGATCACCGGCGTGAAGACAAAGGAGCTGATGTTCTGGCTCAGCGTCGTCGAGGTGTACGTCCCCGAGGCCTCGCTAGAGAAGGTTACCTTCAAGACTGGCACTGGCCTATCCGACACCTTCGATGCCTCTGCCTTTGCGCTGGGAGAGTAA